In Rhodanobacter denitrificans, a single window of DNA contains:
- a CDS encoding MurR/RpiR family transcriptional regulator: MSPLVKIRSERDQMSAVERRIADFILENAQLLRDYSSQQLANALGISQSSVVKFTQKLGFKGYPDLKYSVGEAIARADNGDTPQVAAASGGEGGGASAGNLWRRKSEAEEATRLINPPQTLHAVADAIEQAGRAGKVFIIGLGEDDIHARGFALKLSLLGILTVHNFDTARMTANVSAASAGDVLLVFSEHGNHPALCKIARYFRERRGQVITVTRHTANPLRALADLALVVSAHDELPYIQPLLYQSALQHLLDGVFVQLCEGHDDRHAQLLANLDRIQLMLEP, from the coding sequence ATGTCGCCGCTGGTCAAAATCCGTTCGGAACGCGACCAGATGTCGGCAGTGGAGCGGCGCATCGCCGACTTCATCCTCGAAAACGCGCAACTCCTGCGTGACTACTCCTCGCAGCAACTGGCCAACGCGCTGGGGATCAGCCAGTCCAGCGTGGTCAAGTTCACCCAGAAGCTCGGCTTCAAGGGCTATCCGGACCTGAAGTATTCGGTCGGCGAGGCGATCGCCCGCGCCGACAACGGCGACACGCCGCAGGTCGCGGCGGCGAGCGGCGGCGAGGGCGGTGGTGCCTCCGCCGGCAACTTGTGGCGGCGCAAGTCCGAAGCCGAGGAGGCGACCCGGCTGATCAACCCGCCGCAGACCCTGCATGCGGTGGCCGACGCGATCGAGCAGGCCGGCCGTGCCGGCAAGGTGTTCATCATCGGGCTGGGCGAGGACGACATCCACGCGCGCGGCTTCGCGCTGAAGCTGTCGCTGCTGGGCATCCTCACCGTGCACAACTTCGACACCGCGCGGATGACCGCGAACGTCTCCGCGGCCAGCGCCGGCGACGTGCTGCTGGTGTTCTCCGAGCACGGCAACCACCCGGCGCTGTGCAAGATCGCCCGCTACTTCCGCGAGCGCCGCGGCCAGGTGATCACGGTGACGCGGCACACCGCGAACCCGCTGCGCGCGCTGGCCGACCTCGCCCTGGTGGTGTCGGCGCACGACGAGCTGCCGTACATCCAGCCGCTGCTGTACCAGTCGGCGCTGCAGCACCTGCTCGACGGCGTATTCGTGCAGCTGTGCGAGGGCCACGACGATCGCCACGCGCAGCTGCTGGCCAACCTCGACCGCATCCAGCTGATGCTGGAGCCGTGA
- a CDS encoding dicarboxylate/amino acid:cation symporter has translation MSATTRVLVGLAAGALIGLLLAGWDETVALQVANVAQPIGKLWLNALQMTVVPLVLALVVVGVNTATDAAASGRIARRAIVVFVVVLTGGALFAALAAPLVFALFPHNPALITALDHASVPVAAQAAPNWIDTLVAIVPNNAVMAAAQSAMLPLVVFALFLGFALTRIAPARRALLMEFFQAISDAMIVIVRWVLWIAPLGVFALILSVCARSGLGMLSALGVYVLVECLLYLAVTVMLLPLAVVFGGEKLRRFALALVPAQVVAVSTQSSLASLPAMLESADRRLGYPQQVAALVLPMAVSLFRLTSPVQYVTSAVFIAWAYGIDLSTAQLLAGALLAVVISLGSVGLPGQVTFIATNLPVAQAMGLPLSPLGLMLAVDTLPDALATLGNVTGDLTATSVVTRQSRRDTA, from the coding sequence GTGAGTGCGACCACCCGGGTCCTGGTGGGGCTGGCCGCCGGCGCGCTGATCGGCCTGCTGCTGGCCGGCTGGGACGAAACCGTGGCGTTGCAGGTGGCGAACGTGGCGCAGCCGATCGGCAAGCTGTGGCTGAACGCGCTGCAGATGACCGTGGTGCCGCTGGTGCTGGCGCTGGTGGTGGTAGGCGTCAATACCGCCACCGACGCGGCCGCCTCGGGCCGCATCGCGCGGCGCGCGATCGTGGTGTTCGTCGTGGTGCTGACCGGCGGCGCGCTGTTCGCGGCGCTGGCGGCGCCGCTGGTGTTCGCGCTGTTCCCGCACAATCCGGCGCTGATCACCGCGCTCGACCACGCCAGCGTGCCCGTGGCCGCGCAGGCGGCGCCGAACTGGATCGACACGCTGGTGGCGATCGTGCCGAACAACGCGGTCATGGCCGCGGCGCAGAGCGCGATGCTGCCGCTGGTGGTGTTCGCGCTGTTCCTCGGTTTCGCGCTGACCCGGATCGCGCCGGCGCGGCGCGCGCTGCTGATGGAATTCTTCCAGGCAATCAGCGATGCGATGATCGTGATCGTGCGCTGGGTGCTGTGGATCGCGCCGCTGGGCGTGTTCGCGCTGATCCTTTCCGTGTGCGCTCGCTCGGGCTTAGGGATGCTCAGCGCGCTCGGCGTATACGTGCTGGTCGAGTGCCTGCTGTACCTGGCGGTCACCGTGATGCTGCTGCCGCTGGCGGTGGTGTTCGGCGGCGAGAAGCTGCGCCGGTTCGCGCTGGCGCTGGTGCCGGCGCAGGTGGTGGCGGTCAGCACGCAGTCCTCGCTGGCCTCGCTGCCGGCGATGCTGGAAAGCGCCGACCGCCGGCTCGGCTACCCGCAGCAGGTGGCCGCGCTGGTGCTGCCGATGGCGGTGAGCCTGTTCCGCCTGACCAGCCCGGTACAGTACGTGACCTCGGCGGTGTTCATCGCCTGGGCCTACGGCATCGACCTGTCCACCGCGCAGCTGCTCGCCGGCGCGCTGCTGGCGGTGGTGATCAGCTTGGGTTCGGTCGGCCTGCCGGGCCAGGTCACCTTCATCGCCACCAACCTGCCGGTGGCGCAGGCGATGGGCCTGCCGCTCAGCCCGCTGGGCCTGATGCTGGCGGTCGACACCCTCCCCGACGCGCTGGCCACGCTGGGCAACGTCACCGGCGACCTCACCGCCACCAGCGTGGTGACGCGGCAGTCGCGGCGCGATACGGCCTGA
- a CDS encoding DUF4194 domain-containing protein: MGDEQCLATDHADSVATTIQFDLSTLAITLLKGVVYREGDERLWGSLLNLQVRVRDYVGVLGLDLVLDEAEGYAFLKSRPAPADDDASPQLPRLVVRRPLSFPVSLLLALLRKKLAEFDAGGGNTRLVLTREEIVELVRVFLPDSSNEARLVDQIDAQITKVVELGFLRRLKPASGPVWEVRRILKAYVDAQWLAEFDARLAAYQAQLSGTTAMDDAK; the protein is encoded by the coding sequence ATGGGCGACGAGCAATGCCTGGCCACGGATCATGCCGATTCCGTCGCGACCACGATCCAGTTCGATCTTTCGACGCTGGCGATCACCCTGTTGAAGGGTGTCGTTTATCGCGAGGGAGATGAGCGGCTCTGGGGCAGCCTGCTGAATCTGCAGGTGCGAGTGCGCGACTACGTGGGCGTGTTGGGGCTGGATCTGGTGCTGGATGAGGCCGAGGGCTACGCCTTTCTCAAGAGTCGCCCGGCACCGGCGGACGATGATGCCAGCCCTCAGCTACCCCGTCTGGTGGTGCGTCGCCCGTTGTCGTTCCCGGTCAGTTTGCTGCTGGCGTTGCTGCGCAAGAAGCTGGCGGAATTCGACGCCGGCGGCGGCAACACGCGACTGGTGCTGACACGCGAGGAGATCGTCGAGTTGGTGCGCGTGTTCCTGCCCGACAGCAGCAACGAAGCCCGGCTGGTCGACCAGATCGATGCGCAGATCACCAAGGTGGTCGAGCTGGGCTTTCTGCGGCGTCTGAAGCCCGCCAGTGGCCCGGTGTGGGAGGTGCGCCGCATCCTCAAGGCGTATGTCGATGCGCAGTGGCTGGCCGAGTTCGACGCGCGACTCGCCGCCTACCAGGCGCAATTGTCTGGCACGACGGCCATGGACGACGCGAAATGA
- a CDS encoding DUF3375 domain-containing protein, with product MTLDFATLDALRTRHPAWTLLRSDHAALVASFLHRTFVASNVRVMAAADLAEALEDELYALRQQLGDGSFPKPARDYLNDWAASDKSWLRKFYQPGTDEPQFDLTPGTEKAIAWLGQLAERSFVGTESRLLTLFELLKQMSEGTESDPAKRIAELHRKRDEIDAEIAQVIAGNVPLLDDAAVKDRFQQFMQLARELLTDFREVESNFRQLDRRVRERIALWEGSKGALLQEIMGERDAIGDSDQGRSFRAFWDFLMSSRRQEELTELLERVLSLSPVADLRPDARTRRVHYDWLEAGEHTQRTVALLSQQLRRFLDDQAWLENRRIMDILHGIESKALALRQAPPPGEVMAIAEPAASIDLAMERPLHAPAFKSVIADIALQEDDDDVDPSALYEQIVIDKARLVRHIRQTLQARGQITLRELIEGQALQQGLAELVAYLQLGSEAFKTVVDESVIEPIAWQAVARDGSALRRQARLPRILFVR from the coding sequence ATGACCCTGGACTTCGCCACGCTCGACGCACTGCGGACCCGCCATCCCGCATGGACGCTGCTGCGCTCTGACCACGCGGCGCTGGTGGCGAGTTTTCTGCACAGGACGTTTGTGGCGTCCAATGTACGGGTGATGGCGGCGGCCGATCTTGCCGAGGCACTGGAAGATGAGCTGTATGCCCTGCGTCAGCAGCTTGGCGATGGCAGCTTTCCCAAGCCGGCGCGAGACTATCTCAACGATTGGGCCGCTTCGGACAAGAGCTGGCTGCGCAAGTTCTATCAACCGGGTACCGACGAGCCGCAGTTCGATCTGACGCCAGGCACCGAGAAGGCCATTGCCTGGCTGGGCCAACTCGCCGAGCGCAGTTTCGTGGGCACGGAATCGCGGCTCCTCACGCTGTTCGAGTTGCTCAAGCAGATGAGCGAAGGCACCGAGTCCGATCCGGCCAAGCGCATCGCCGAATTGCACAGGAAGCGCGACGAGATCGATGCCGAGATCGCGCAGGTGATCGCCGGCAATGTGCCTCTGCTCGACGATGCGGCAGTGAAGGACCGCTTCCAGCAGTTCATGCAGCTCGCCCGCGAGCTGCTGACGGATTTCCGCGAAGTGGAGTCCAACTTCCGCCAATTGGACCGCAGGGTGCGCGAGCGGATTGCCCTGTGGGAAGGTTCGAAAGGGGCGCTGCTCCAAGAAATCATGGGCGAGCGTGACGCCATTGGCGATTCGGATCAGGGGCGCAGCTTTCGTGCTTTCTGGGATTTCCTGATGTCCAGCCGTCGACAGGAGGAACTGACCGAGCTGCTGGAACGAGTGCTGTCCCTTTCGCCGGTGGCCGATCTCAGACCTGATGCCCGCACCCGGCGGGTGCACTACGACTGGCTGGAGGCGGGCGAACACACGCAACGCACGGTGGCGCTGCTGTCACAGCAGTTGCGGCGCTTTCTCGATGATCAGGCCTGGCTGGAGAACCGCCGGATCATGGATATTCTGCACGGTATCGAGAGCAAGGCGTTGGCCTTGCGACAGGCGCCACCGCCAGGTGAAGTCATGGCCATCGCCGAGCCCGCGGCCTCGATTGACCTGGCGATGGAACGTCCGTTGCATGCGCCGGCGTTCAAGTCAGTGATCGCGGACATCGCGTTGCAGGAGGACGATGATGACGTGGATCCTTCGGCGTTGTACGAGCAGATCGTCATCGACAAGGCGCGCCTGGTGCGCCACATTCGTCAAACGCTGCAAGCGCGTGGGCAGATCACGCTGCGCGAGTTGATCGAAGGACAGGCATTGCAGCAAGGTCTGGCCGAATTGGTGGCCTACCTGCAGTTGGGCAGCGAAGCGTTCAAGACCGTGGTGGACGAGAGCGTCATCGAGCCGATTGCCTGGCAGGCGGTCGCGCGCGATGGTTCGGCCTTGCGTCGGCAGGCCCGGCTGCCGCGCATCCTGTTTGTGAGATGA
- a CDS encoding L,D-transpeptidase family protein — MTVHRRTLALLAFAATLAGAAHAAAADAPWQDARQMIVVTTAGWNADQGELRAFERHGDAWREVVAPAPVTIGKNGAGWGLGLNAPQTGGPVKHEGDNRSPAGVFRIGEAFGYAAHTATALPYRALSASDWCMDVSGTTQYNRIVDANVVGVEAVKGSSEPMRRDLHANGDQRYRLGFVIEHNVQAAPQGGSCIFAHLWKSPSDATAGCTAMTPALMQRLLTWLKPQQHPVFVLLPQAEYERLRDEWQLPALAAVDAAR; from the coding sequence ATGACTGTTCACCGTCGCACCCTTGCCCTGCTGGCGTTTGCCGCCACGCTTGCCGGCGCTGCGCATGCCGCCGCCGCGGACGCGCCCTGGCAGGACGCCCGCCAGATGATCGTGGTCACCACCGCCGGCTGGAACGCCGACCAGGGCGAGCTGCGCGCCTTCGAGCGCCACGGCGATGCCTGGCGGGAAGTCGTCGCGCCCGCACCGGTGACCATCGGCAAGAACGGCGCCGGCTGGGGCCTGGGCCTGAACGCGCCGCAGACCGGCGGCCCGGTGAAGCACGAGGGCGACAACCGCAGCCCGGCCGGCGTGTTCCGCATCGGCGAGGCGTTCGGCTACGCCGCGCACACGGCCACTGCGTTGCCCTACCGCGCGCTCAGCGCCAGCGACTGGTGCATGGATGTCAGCGGCACGACGCAGTACAACCGCATCGTCGACGCGAACGTGGTCGGCGTGGAGGCGGTGAAGGGTTCCAGCGAGCCGATGCGGCGTGACCTGCATGCGAACGGCGACCAGCGCTACCGGCTCGGCTTCGTGATCGAGCACAACGTGCAGGCGGCGCCGCAAGGCGGCAGCTGCATCTTCGCCCACCTGTGGAAGTCGCCCAGCGACGCCACCGCCGGCTGCACCGCGATGACGCCGGCGCTGATGCAGCGGCTGCTGACCTGGCTGAAGCCGCAGCAGCATCCGGTCTTCGTGCTGCTGCCGCAGGCCGAGTACGAGCGGCTGCGCGATGAATGGCAACTGCCGGCGCTCGCCGCCGTGGATGCCGCACGGTGA
- a CDS encoding FitA-like ribbon-helix-helix domain-containing protein, with translation MTIRNIDDQLKARLRMKAAMHGRSMEEEARDILRAALSVQPVRATTLVEAIRARIAPLKGIELTLPERGPLREPPEFGV, from the coding sequence ATGACCATCCGCAACATCGATGATCAGCTGAAGGCCCGATTGCGCATGAAGGCGGCCATGCATGGGCGTTCGATGGAAGAAGAGGCGCGCGATATTCTGCGTGCGGCACTGTCTGTCCAGCCGGTACGCGCGACCACCCTGGTCGAGGCGATCCGTGCGCGCATCGCGCCCTTGAAAGGTATCGAGTTGACGTTGCCAGAGCGCGGCCCCTTGCGCGAACCGCCGGAGTTCGGCGTGTGA
- a CDS encoding SH3 domain-containing protein, giving the protein MRFSLLAATVLALAFAGAPSQAREANAALTVPPSGVLGVGEAQLTPAFWIGLQAEPDRVILDRAAIEAQNAKLLQLDPSMHGLRALPKTLGREQVAGWIEALSERPDRPLFDVDGRPVPAATLDAAVGNLALDAIPAQQPTRYGLVVRRAALRTFPTTLRVFSTKGDTDIDRFQESAEFPGTPVAIVHASADDQWLFVVSPRYAAWTEKENVAEGGAAEVFGYADKAPYRVITGAVERTVFTREQPAVSQLPLDMGTRVPLATGLAPDQPVNGQTPYAAHVLELPLRKADGTLGFSPALLQKNTDTAADYLPLTRANLVRQAFKFLGERYGWGHAYDGRDCSGFVSDVYRSMGVEMPRNTSKQAISPALERRAFTAKDSREERLKAAHALQVGDLVYIPGHVMMVIGQLHGQPYVIHDVGGMSYRKADGSKAHVKLNAVSVTPLLPMLFNDQQTFVDRMTSIVRIRH; this is encoded by the coding sequence ATGCGATTTTCCCTGCTTGCTGCCACCGTGCTTGCGCTCGCCTTCGCCGGCGCACCATCGCAGGCGCGCGAGGCGAACGCTGCGTTGACCGTGCCGCCGTCCGGCGTGCTCGGCGTCGGCGAGGCGCAGCTCACGCCCGCATTCTGGATCGGCCTGCAGGCCGAGCCCGATCGGGTGATCCTCGACCGCGCCGCGATCGAGGCGCAGAACGCGAAGTTGCTGCAGCTCGATCCGTCGATGCACGGCCTGCGCGCGTTGCCGAAAACCCTGGGCCGCGAGCAGGTTGCCGGCTGGATCGAGGCGCTGTCCGAGCGGCCGGACCGTCCGCTGTTCGACGTCGACGGCCGGCCGGTGCCGGCCGCCACGCTGGATGCCGCGGTCGGCAACCTCGCGCTCGATGCGATTCCCGCGCAGCAGCCGACGCGCTACGGCCTGGTGGTGCGCCGCGCCGCGCTGCGCACGTTCCCCACCACGCTGCGCGTGTTCAGCACAAAGGGCGACACCGACATCGACCGCTTCCAGGAAAGCGCCGAGTTTCCCGGCACACCGGTGGCGATCGTGCACGCCAGCGCCGACGACCAGTGGCTGTTCGTGGTCAGCCCGCGCTATGCCGCCTGGACCGAGAAGGAGAACGTGGCCGAAGGCGGCGCGGCCGAAGTGTTCGGCTACGCCGACAAGGCGCCGTACCGGGTGATCACCGGCGCGGTAGAGCGCACCGTGTTCACCCGCGAGCAGCCGGCGGTATCGCAGCTGCCGCTGGACATGGGCACGCGCGTGCCGCTGGCGACCGGCCTGGCGCCGGACCAGCCGGTCAACGGGCAGACGCCGTACGCCGCGCACGTGCTCGAGCTGCCGCTGCGCAAGGCCGACGGCACGCTCGGCTTCAGCCCGGCGCTGCTGCAGAAGAACACCGATACCGCCGCCGACTACCTGCCACTGACCCGTGCCAACCTGGTCCGCCAGGCGTTCAAGTTCCTCGGCGAGCGCTATGGCTGGGGTCACGCCTATGACGGCCGCGACTGCAGCGGCTTCGTTTCCGACGTGTACCGCAGCATGGGCGTCGAGATGCCGCGCAACACCAGCAAGCAGGCGATCAGCCCGGCGCTGGAACGCCGCGCGTTCACCGCGAAGGACAGCCGCGAAGAACGCCTCAAGGCGGCGCATGCGTTGCAGGTGGGCGACCTGGTCTACATCCCCGGCCACGTGATGATGGTGATCGGCCAGCTGCACGGCCAGCCCTACGTGATCCACGACGTGGGCGGCATGAGTTACCGCAAGGCGGACGGCAGCAAGGCGCACGTCAAGCTCAACGCGGTGTCGGTGACGCCGCTGCTGCCGATGCTGTTCAACGACCAGCAGACCTTTGTCGACCGCATGACCAGCATCGTGCGCATCCGCCACTGA
- a CDS encoding dipeptide epimerase, with protein sequence MKITDIQFGMLRVPLKTPFKTALRTVNTVEDIVVMVHTDTGQVGYGEAPATAVITGDTHGSIIDAIRHYISPRLIGQDIAELNHLTQLIQSSMEKNTSAKAAVEIAVYDLWGQLYGAPLYKLLGGGDPVITTDITISVDYIDKMVADSVSAVERGFESLKIKVGKDIGVDIERVKAIYAAVEGRALLRLDANQGWTAKQAVYALQTLEEAGIKLELIEQPVKARDLAGMRYVTERVHTPVMADESVFGPMEVIELIRLRAADIINIKLMKTGGISNAVRIADIAAMHGIECMIGCMLETSISVAAAVHVAVAKSNVITKVDLDGPSLCQFNPVDGGVIFNESEISVTDAPGLGIREIRGLERIEA encoded by the coding sequence ATGAAAATCACCGACATCCAGTTCGGCATGCTGCGGGTGCCGCTGAAGACCCCGTTCAAGACGGCGCTGCGCACGGTCAACACGGTGGAGGACATCGTGGTGATGGTGCATACCGACACGGGCCAGGTCGGTTACGGCGAGGCGCCGGCCACCGCGGTGATCACCGGCGACACCCACGGCTCGATCATCGACGCGATCCGCCACTACATCTCCCCGCGGCTGATCGGCCAGGACATCGCCGAGCTCAACCACCTCACCCAGCTGATCCAGTCTTCGATGGAGAAGAACACCAGCGCCAAGGCGGCGGTGGAGATCGCGGTGTACGACCTGTGGGGCCAGCTCTACGGCGCGCCGCTGTACAAGCTCTTGGGCGGCGGCGACCCGGTGATCACCACCGACATCACCATCAGCGTCGACTACATCGACAAGATGGTGGCCGACTCGGTTTCCGCGGTGGAGCGCGGCTTCGAGTCGCTGAAGATCAAGGTGGGCAAGGACATCGGCGTCGACATCGAGCGGGTCAAGGCGATCTACGCCGCGGTGGAAGGGCGCGCGCTGCTGCGGCTGGACGCGAACCAGGGCTGGACCGCCAAGCAGGCGGTGTACGCGCTGCAGACGCTGGAGGAGGCCGGCATCAAGCTGGAGCTGATCGAGCAGCCGGTGAAGGCGCGCGACCTGGCCGGCATGCGCTACGTCACCGAGCGCGTGCACACGCCGGTGATGGCCGACGAGAGCGTGTTCGGCCCGATGGAGGTGATCGAGCTGATCCGCCTGCGCGCGGCCGACATCATCAACATCAAGCTGATGAAGACCGGCGGCATCTCCAACGCGGTGCGCATCGCCGACATCGCCGCGATGCACGGCATCGAGTGCATGATCGGCTGCATGCTGGAAACCTCGATCAGCGTGGCGGCGGCGGTGCACGTGGCGGTGGCGAAGTCGAACGTGATCACCAAGGTCGATCTGGACGGCCCCTCGCTGTGCCAGTTCAATCCGGTCGACGGTGGGGTAATCTTCAACGAGTCGGAAATCTCGGTGACGGACGCCCCCGGACTGGGCATCCGCGAGATCCGCGGACTGGAGAGGATCGAAGCCTGA
- a CDS encoding type II toxin-antitoxin system VapC family toxin, translating to MIILDTNVLSETLRPAPDERVLTWLGAQPRPALFTTTVTRGELFYGLHLLADSQRKTSLLSAVLSIFDADLAGQVLSFDSDAADAYAEIAANRRAAGKPISQFDAMIAAIARSRGAGLATRNVKDFVDCGIAVINPWAA from the coding sequence GTGATCATCCTGGACACCAATGTCCTTTCCGAAACCCTTCGGCCGGCGCCTGACGAGCGTGTATTGACCTGGCTCGGAGCCCAGCCCCGGCCAGCGCTGTTCACCACCACGGTTACACGAGGGGAATTGTTCTACGGCTTGCACCTGCTTGCGGATAGCCAGCGCAAAACGAGCCTGCTGAGCGCGGTTCTATCCATCTTCGATGCCGACCTGGCGGGCCAGGTACTGAGTTTTGACAGCGATGCGGCGGACGCTTATGCCGAGATCGCCGCCAACCGCAGAGCCGCGGGTAAACCCATCAGCCAATTCGATGCGATGATCGCGGCGATCGCCCGATCCCGGGGGGCGGGTCTCGCCACACGCAACGTCAAGGATTTCGTGGATTGCGGTATAGCCGTCATCAATCCATGGGCGGCGTGA